The Musa acuminata AAA Group cultivar baxijiao chromosome BXJ2-2, Cavendish_Baxijiao_AAA, whole genome shotgun sequence genome has a segment encoding these proteins:
- the LOC103973844 gene encoding RING-H2 finger protein ATL16-like, with the protein MDPQSFHPSLKSRPLPPSPSSLTSFPILAISIVGIVTTSVLLLSYYVFVIKCCLNWHRSDVVSRLSRSRRRRRRAGPFMAFSNTAKGLGLDESTIQAIPTFRYREEADSVAECAVCLNGFHEEERIKLLPDFFHVFHIDCIDTWLQANANCPLCRSSITAPIPTDHLMALVPSSDPYRRNDAVVEVRDFGSDLVGALTTTNTTSPWKTEQRLGHKKGRKLQYLSSMGDECIDLREKDEQFCVQRMRRSFSMGSSGDRQLDMELQKILQQNSHLQDVNGEISSSSGRYQRSFFSFGPSSPSAVLPLQIELRSKRNLASLLLEVFY; encoded by the coding sequence ATGGACCCTCAGAGCTTCCACCCTTCCCTGAAGTCACGGCCTCTACCACCGTCTCCTTCTTCACTCACCAGCTTCCCCATCCTGGCCATCTCCATTGTCGGAATCGTCACCACTTCCGTCCTCCTCCTCAGCTACTACGTCTTCGTCATAAAGTGCTGCTTGAACTGGCACCGCTCCGACGTCGTCAGCCGGCTCTCCAGGTCCCGACGACGCCGCCGGCGGGCTGGCCCATTCATGGCCTTCTCCAACACAGCCAAAGGACTCGGCCTCGATGAATCGACAATTCAGGCAATCCCAACCTTTCGGTATCGGGAAGAAGCTGACAGCGTTGCTGAGTGCGCTGTCTGCCTGAATGGATTCCATGAAGAAGAGAGGATTAAGCTGCTGCCTGATTTCTTCCATGTCTTCCATATAGACTGCATCGATACTTGGCTTCAAGCCAACGCCAACTGCCCACTCTGCAGGTCGAGCATCACAGCTCCGATTCCAACTGATCATCTAATGGCTTTAGTTCCAAGTTCTGATCCATACCGGAGAAATGATGCAGTGGTAGAAGTAAGAGACTTCGGAAGTGATCTTGTCGGAGCACTCACCACCACTAATACGACTTCTCCATGGAAAACAGAGCAGAGATTGGGACACAAGAAGGGGAGGAAGCTCCAATACCTTAGCAGCATGGGGGATGAATGCATTGACCTGAGGGAGAAAGACGAGCAGTTCTGCGTCCAGCGCATGAGGAGGTCCTTCTCCATGGGCTCTTCAGGTGACAGGCAGCTCGACATGGAACTTCAGAAGATCTTGCAGCAGAACTCGCATCTCCAAGACGTCAACGGAGAGATAAGCAGCAGCTCTGGCAGATACCAGAGGTCCTTCTTCTCGTTCGGCCCGAGCTCGCCCAGCGCTGTCCTTCCCCTCCAAATTGAGCTGAGATCAAAGAGAAACCTTGCTTCTTTGTTATTGGAGGTCTTCTATTAG